In Bombus vancouverensis nearcticus chromosome 1, iyBomVanc1_principal, whole genome shotgun sequence, a single genomic region encodes these proteins:
- the Mvd gene encoding mevalonate diphosphate decarboxylase — MSTVTCITSVNIAVIKYWGKRDETLILPVNDSISATLDTNHLHTKTTVMISPTFKEDQIWLNGQEEDIKNPRLQNCLTQIRKRARNSNHIDQWKVHICSENNFPTAAGLASSAAGYACLVAALAKLYQVEGDISSIARIGSGSACRSVMGGFVRWYMGSEPNGADSIAKQIVPASHWPEMRILILVVNDAKKKVSSSIGMKRTMETSDLVQYRIKHVIPERIKRMEQAIVEKDFKIFAEHTMKDSNQMHAVCLDAYPPFVYMNDVSHAIVDLVHAYNEAVNEVKVAYTFDAGPNATLYLLEESVPEFVGVLDHFYPPGINLEKYRRGLPLNEVTDSPELFNNINAKKQAPGSLKYIIYTKVGDGPKYLEDPKDHLLNKEGLPIS; from the exons gGGGAAAGAGAGATGAAACTTTAATCTTGCCAGTAAATGATTCCATTAGTGCTACCTTAGATACAAATCAT CTACACACAAAAACTACTGTAATGATCAGTCCAACTTTTAAAGAGGATCAGATCTGGTTAAATGGACA GGAGGAAGATATCAAGAATCCTAGATTGCAAAATTGTTTAACACAAA TTAGGAAAAGGGCAAGAAATTCCAATCATATAGATCAATGGAAAGTTCATATTTGttcagaaaataattttccaactGCAGCTGGTTTAGCTTCTAGTGCAGCAGGATATGCTTGCCTTGTAGCAGCTCTTGCTAAACTATATCAAGTAGAG GGTGACATTAGTTCAATAGCTCGTATTGGTTCTGGTTCAGCATGCCGAAGTGTTATGGGAGGTTTTGTAAGATGGTATATGGGTTCTGAACCAAATGGTGCTGACAGCATAGCAAAACAAATTGTGCCTGCCTCTCATTGGCCAGAAATGAGAATTTTAATATTAGTT GTAAATGATGCAAAGAAAAAAGTTTCCAGTTCAATTGGAATGAAAAGAACCATGGAAACATCTGATCTTGTACAATACAGAATAAAACATGTTATTCCTGAGAGAATAAAGAGAATGGAACAGGCAATTGtagaaaaagattttaaaatatttgctGAACATACAATGAAAGATTCAAATCAAATGCATGCAGTATGTTTGGATGCATATCCACCATTTGTTTATATGAATGATGTTTCGCATGCCATTGTTGATCTTGTTCATGCCTATAATGAAGCTGTGAATGAAGTAAAG GTTGCATATACTTTTGATGCAGGACCAAATGCAACTCTGTATCTCTTGGAAGAGAGTGTTCCAGAATTTGTGGGAGTATTAGATCATTTCTATCCACCAGGAATTAATTTAGAAAAGTATAGGAGAGGGTTACCTCTTAATGAAGTTACAGATTCGcca gaGCTATTTAATAACATTAATGCAAAAAAACAAGCACCAGGAtctcttaaatatattatttacactAAAGTTGGAGATGGTCCTAAGTATTTAGAGGATCCCAAAGATCACCTTTTAAACAAAGAAGGATTGCCTATTAGTTAA
- the LOC117153693 gene encoding acyl-coenzyme A thioesterase 13, with product MCKTKLITSVLEHVLKTPNFGQCLQKLQIISAGNGNCKAQLIISEEHLNLGGTLHGGFTSTLIDCVSTYAVMTHGNNSPGVSVDLNITFMKPALPGDLITIDAKTVRGGKTLAFLAVDITKDEGKHIIAHGRHTKFVGQK from the exons atgtgtaaaacaaaattgATTACATCAGTTTTGGAACATGTTCTTAAAACGCCAAATTTCGGacaatgtttacaaaaa CTCCAAATAATCTCAGCAGGAAATGGAAATTGTAAAGCACAATTAATCATATCCGAGGAGCATTTAAACTTAGGTGGTACTTTGCATGGTGGTTTCACAAGTACGCTAATTGATTGTGTTTCTACATATGCTGTAATGACACATGGAAATAATTCACCAGGTGTCTCAGTAGATTTAAATATTAC gTTTATGAAACCTGCCCTTCCTGGAGACCTGATAACAATTGATGCCAAAACTGTACGTGGTGGAAAAACACTAGCGTTCCTTGCAGTAGATATTACAAAAGACGAGGGGAAGCATATAATTGCTCATGGACGGCACACAAAATTTGTTGGACAGAAATAA